The following are from one region of the Aspergillus luchuensis IFO 4308 DNA, chromosome 4, nearly complete sequence genome:
- a CDS encoding mitochondrial 54S ribosomal protein mL38 (BUSCO:EOG09262U7S;~COG:J;~EggNog:ENOG410PMCR;~InterPro:IPR036610,IPR008914,IPR035810;~PFAM:PF01161): MAHCERASKPLLQCLQKTYTKGLPGLQLQSTRAFQSTALAREEAQTEAKSTPFHKSPDPALVTSPRLERRLLRQGIAPVGSRRRRAALQGSSNIPFEQLPFQCFQEARKVLIADREEKVRDIQSTSEKIARLQALSNEEAGGLQVKKSKLRAMELHLEHLKILADVNDPLVKKKFEDGQGDLSKPIYRYLADRKWREYRRKILVQRITQMKVIPDVLPHCDPIVDTKLYFNRSQVQPGEYVNAKVSTTAPKLDVQLFEGGEKLVTIAVVDSDVPNVEKDGFDFKMHYLAVNVPISATNTKVDLAQLSGESQVVLPWEPPVAQKGSPYHRLSLFILEQKDSEPLDFAAVKAKETERENMLPRTLQARYHLKPIGAHLFRTQWDETTFEVMKQIGFPEANMELRRKRVEPLPYKRRNPSTFR; this comes from the exons ATGGCTCATTGCGAGCGGGCCTCGAAGCCCCTGCTCCAATGCCTGCAGAAGACCTACACAAAGGGTCTTCCAGGCCTCCAGCTGCAGTCCACCCGCGCCTTTCAGTCCACCGCTCTGGCTCGCGAGGAAGCCCAGACTGAGGCCAAGAGCACTCCCTTCCACAAATCGCCTGATCCGGCCCTAGTAACGAGTCCCCGGCTGGAACGGAGGTTGTTACGCCAGGGAATTGCCCCCGTCGGATCTCGTCGACGTCGCGCGGCCCTCCAGGGCTCATCCAACATTCCCTTCGAGCAGCTGCCCTTCCAATGTTTCCAGGAGGCCCGCAAGGTTTTGATCGCAGACcgggaagagaaggtgcGCGATATCCAGTCGACGAGCGAGAAGATTGCCAGGCTTCAGGCCCTTTCCAATGAGGAGGCCGGCGGCTTGCAGGTCAAGAAGTCCAAGCTCCGGGCCATGGAGCTCCATCTGGAACACCTCAAGATCCTTGCGGATGTCAACGACCCGCTGGTCAAGAAGAAGTTTGAGGATGGACAAG GTGACCTCAGCAAGCCCATCTACCGCTACCTGGCCGATCGGAAATGGAGGGAATACCGTCGCAAGATCCTCGTCCAAAGAATTACGCAAATGAAGGTGATTCCCGACGTTCTTCCTCACTGCGACCCCATCGTCGACACCAAGCTCTACTTCAACCGCAGCCAGGTGCAGCCTGGAGAATACGTCAACGCCAAGGTCAGCACGACAGCACCTAAGCTCGACGTGCAGCTTTTCGAGGGCGGCGAGAAACTCGTTACCATCGCCGTGGTCGACTCGGATGTCCCGAACGTTGAGAAGGATGGATTTGATTTCAAGATGCACTACCTGGCTGTCAACGTCCCCATCTcggccaccaacaccaaggtCGACCTGGCCCAGCTGTCGGGTGAGTCGCAGGTTGTCCTGCCATGGGAGCCCCCTGTCGCTCAGAAGGGCAGCCCCTACCACCGACTGTCTCTGTTCATCCTCGAACAGAAGGACTCCGAGCCATTGGACTTTGCCGCCGTCAAGGCGAAGGAGACGGAGCGTGAGAACATGCTGCCCCGCACCCTGCAGGCCCGGTACCACCTGAAGCCGATTGGGGCGCACCTGTTCCGCACGCAATGGGACGAGACGACATTTGAGGTGATGAAGCAGATTGGCTTCCCCGAGGCGAACATGGAGCTCCGGAGGAAGCGGGTCGAGCCTCTTCCTtacaagagaagaaacccGTCCACATTCCGGTAA
- a CDS encoding putative mitochondrial inner membrane protease subunit 1 (COG:O;~EggNog:ENOG410PKYK;~InterPro:IPR036286,IPR019533,IPR000223;~MEROPS:MER0000597;~TransMembrane:1 (i20-39o);~go_component: GO:0016020 - membrane [Evidence IEA];~go_function: GO:0008236 - serine-type peptidase activity [Evidence IEA];~go_process: GO:0006508 - proteolysis [Evidence IEA]) has product MDRFLRYTLKRSTPGHIFRFGLNSLGVFCACTLIWEHLITVQLSEGPSMYPTFSPRGDYLLISRVHKHGRGIQVGDVVRFYHPTFLGVNGAKRVIGLPGDFVCRDLPFSREVGGEGEMIRVPEGHVYLAGDNLPWSRDSRNYGPIPMALINGKIIARVWPLNKIEWVKNTLEEANLSG; this is encoded by the exons ATGGACCGCTTCCTCCGCTACACCCTAAAACGCAGCACCCCCGGCCACATCTTCCGCTTCGGCCTCAACAGCCTGGGAGTATTCTGCGCATGCACACTAATCTGGGAGCACCTGATCACGGTACAACTGAGCGAAGGGCCCTCAATGTACCCGACCTTCAGTCCGCGGGGCGACTACCTTCTCATATCGCGAGTGCACAAGCACGGGCGCGGAATCCAGGTCGGGGACGTGGTGCGGTTCTATCATCCGACGTTTTTGGGGGTCAATGGGGCGAAGAGGGTTATTGGGTTGCCGGGGGATTTTGTGTGTAGGGATTTGCCGTTTAGTAGGGaggttggtggggagggggagatgaTTAGA GTTCCTGAAGGTCATGTTTATCTTGCTGGGGATAATTTGCCGTGGTCGAGGGATTCTAGGAATTATGGACCTATACCCATGGCGCTTATTAATGGGAAGATTATCGCAAGGGTGTGGCCGCTGAATAAAATTGAGTGGGTGAAGAATACGTTGGAGGAGGCCAATTTGTCGGGATAa
- a CDS encoding OBAP family protein (COG:S;~EggNog:ENOG410PN1J;~InterPro:IPR010686;~PFAM:PF06884): protein MTTETTDGLPGTAKTTKSQVLEAGASAIQDFTPVKHICAHLNAFHVYASDKTRCVEANHYCSHITEDLRQCLLYDSTAPNARLLGIEYMITPKLFATLPAEEKKLWHTHVYEVSSGMLIMPAPASVPNVVWDAAETAEMKDIVPLYGKTYHLWQVDRGDAVPMGAPELMASFTSEERVKIACPGGLGELVKERDERFGVDYREKREKRKGLEMEGEGVMVEGADGMWED, encoded by the exons ATGACCACCGAAACAACCGACGGCCTCCCCGGCACCGCCAAAACCACCAAAAGCCAAGTACTCGAAGCCGGCGCCAGCGCCATCCAAGACTTCACACCCGTGAAGCACATCTGCGCACACCTGAACGCATTCCACGTCTACGCCTCCGACAAGACACGCTGCGTGGAGGCAAATCACTACTGTTCCCATATCACAGAGG atctACGCCAATGCCTCCTCTACGACAGCACCGCGCCGAACGCGCGCCTCCTCGGCATCGAATACATGATCACGCCCAAGCTCTTCGCGACATTACCcgcggaagagaagaaattgTGGCACACGCACGTGTACGAAGTCAGTAGCGGGATGCTAATCATGCCTGCGCCCGCGAGCGTTCCGAATGTCGTGTGGGATGCAGCCGAGACGGCGGAAATGAAGGATATTGTGCCGTTGTATGGAAAGACGTATCATCTTTGGCAGGTCGATCGGGGGGATGCGGTGCCGATGGGGGCGCCGGAGTTGATGGCGAGTTTTACCagtgaggagagggtgaagatTGCTTGTCCGGGGGGATTGGGGGAGTtggtgaaggagagggatgagagGTTTGGGGTGGATTatagggagaagagggagaagaggaaggggttggagatggagggagagggggtgATGGTTGAGG GTGCGGATGGGATGTGGGAGGATTAG
- the GLO2 gene encoding cytoplasmic glyoxalase II (COG:T;~EggNog:ENOG410PJ9Y;~InterPro:IPR036866,IPR035680,IPR032282,IPR017782, IPR001279;~PFAM:PF16123,PF00753;~go_function: GO:0004416 - hydroxyacylglutathione hydrolase activity [Evidence IEA];~go_process: GO:0019243 - methylglyoxal catabolic process to D-lactate via S-lactoyl-glutathione [Evidence IEA]) has product MCLTRAVWSSVRFQPVRAQAQQIRAMHVQSIPMWTGKGNNYAYLVTDEPTKESVIIDPANPPEVTPTLQSQIDAGKIKLTSIVNTHHHWDHAGGNNEILKTFGQLSVIGGKNCQSVTRTPAHGEVFKIGERISVKALHTPCHTQDSICYFMQDGDDKVVFTGDTLFIGGCGRFFEGTAPEMHKALNETLAALPDDTKVYPGHEYTKGNVKFCLAVSQSEPIKKLEAFANANQETQGKFTIGDEKLHNVFMRVNDPEIRKKTGKKDPVEVMAALREMKNNM; this is encoded by the exons ATGTGCCTTACCAGAGCTGTCTGGTCTTCCGTGAGGTTTCAACCCGTGAGAGCGCAAGCGCAACAAATTAGAGCCATGCATGTACAGTCGATCCCGATGT GGACCGGGAAGGGCAATAACTATGCCTACCTGGTCACGGATGAACCTACTAAGGAGTCTGTTATTATTGACCCGGCTAATCCGCCTGA GGTGACTCCGACGCTGCAATCTCAGATTGACGCCGGGAAGATCAAGCTTACGTCTATTGTGAATACTCATCA TCACTGGGACCACGCCGGTGGTAACAATGAAATC CTAAAAACCTTCGGCCAACTCTCGGTCATCGGCGGCAAGAATTGCCAATCTGTCACCAGGACCCCGGCACACGGCGAAGTCTTCAAGATCGGAGAGCGCATCTCCGTTAAGGCGCTGCACACGCCCTGCCACACACAGGACAGTATCTGCTACTTCATGCAGGATGGAGACGACAAGGTTGTCTTCACCGGTGATACTTTGTTTATCGGAG GATGTGGCCGGTTTTTCGAGGGCACGGCCCCGGAAATGCACAAGGCATTGAACGAGACTCTGGCTGCACTGCCGGACGATACTAAGGTTTAC CCCGGACATGAATACACCAAGGGCAACGTCAAGTTCTGCCTTGCTGTTTCGCAGTCCGAGCCCatcaagaagctggaggCGTTTGCCAATGCCAACCAAGAAACTCAGGGCAAGTTCACGATtggtgatgagaag CTCCATAATGTATTCATGCGCGTCAAC GACCCCGAGATTCGGAAGAAGACCGGCAAGAAAGATCCAGTGGAGGTTATGGCGGCGCtgagagagatgaagaacaATATGTAA
- the LAS1 gene encoding rRNA-processing protein LAS1 (COG:S;~EggNog:ENOG410PKNK;~InterPro:IPR007174;~PFAM:PF04031;~go_component: GO:0090730 - Las1 complex [Evidence IEA];~go_function: GO:0004519 - endonuclease activity [Evidence IEA];~go_process: GO:0006364 - rRNA processing [Evidence IEA]) encodes MPKVIFTPWKEHSQLLAVRSQFYPAPFYDGPDMRSKACATVAAWKLRGNLPHPVEATALLTDAILHDDALKNSIFSIRATYSAAFCRFVTGLVDSKLNGQRKTMFQRAIDLGLPASFVELRHEATHRELPSLTVLRNATQRSLEWLWDYYWSKTDRSADTVPVSEPEAFDGAEDDIEPIKAALRTEFEHLLAEEESSEPPRKKRRFQQNVSFTSTHLISICKSSNRGASALAGVIVEDSLLVPAGRKMGDSMTGMFAKWDSLLQMLAEGHPPALASLTEEMVNVLAFSGSKNVKSDPQLEGLYMWLDHILQSPEWGSRRRLLSHAYLLAVCEQSSNHWTALLKESLQQRTDDLAPKKPASTSKKQSKKDGSGLKRTADADDLKELKKFGWETVDTWDTRPLGIV; translated from the exons ATGCCAAAGGTCATTTTCACACCATGGAAGGAGCACTCGCAATTACTCGCGGTGCGGAGTCAATTCTACCCTGCACCCTTCTATGATGGGCCCGACATGCGCTCCAAGGCCTGCGCCACT GTTGCAGCTTGGAAGCTACGGGGAAACCTGCCACATCCTGTTGAAGCTACTGCCTTGCTAACGGACGCCattctccatgatgatgcctTGAAAAATTCCATCTTTTCTATTCGGGCTACGTACTCGGCTGCGTTTTGTCG ATTCGTGACGGGGCTCGTCGACTCCAAGCTGAACGGTCAGCGTAAGACCATGTTTCAACGAGCTATTGATCTGGGCCTACCGGCCTCATTTGTGGAACTGCGTCACGAGGCGACGCATCGTGAACTGCCGTCCCTGACAGTGCTGCGCAATGCCACGCAGCGGTCCCTTGAGTGGTTGTGGGACTACTACTGGTCCAAGACTGACCGGAGTGCTGATACGGTGCCTGTGTCGGAACCTGAGGCATTTGACGGCGCTGAAGACGACATCGAGCCGATCAAGGCGGCTTTGAGAACTGAATTTGAGCACTTACTGGCTGAAGAGGAGTCGTCAGAGCCAccgcggaagaagaggcggtTCCAGCAGAATGTCTCGTTTACTTCTACGCATCTGATCTCGATTTGCAAGTCTTCCAATCGTGGGGCGTCTGCGCTAGCAGGCGTGATCGTGGAGGACTCATTGTTGGTTCCTGCTGGTCGGAA GATGGGTGACTCCATGACGGGAATGTTCGCTAAGTGGGATTCGTTATTACAGATGCTCGCCGAGGGCCATCCCCCGGCCCTGGCATCCCtgacggaggagatggtgaatGTACTGGCCTTTTCAGGCTCAAAGAACGTGAAAAGTGACCCTCAGCTCGAAGGATTGTACATGTGGCTGGACCATATACTTCAATCGCCGGAATGGGGGTCTCGGAGACGACTACTGTCCCACGCTTACCTTCTTGCCGTTTGCGAGCAGAGTTCCAATCACTGGACGGCGCTTCTTAAGGAGAGCCTACAGCAGAGGACGGACGATCTGGCACCTAAGAAGCCGGCGTCCACATCAAAGAAACAGTCAAAGAAGGACGGGTCTGGCCTCAAGCGGACTGCAGATGCCGACGATCTGAAAGAGTTGAAGAAATTCGGATGGGAGACAGTAGATACGTGGGATACGCGACCGTTAGGGATAGTATAG
- a CDS encoding uncharacterized protein (COG:S;~EggNog:ENOG410Q2XD), whose amino-acid sequence MADYWQPQSSFANPSWVQGNQSCWRSSTFRDLIHAFPKPKRTGRVMKPRSAGNSPSSAGRRRTATIPYSSPMYQGYQAPVNTAFVASALARTGQNRPTSWHPALEPVSYPTTQYVPATTALDNFAAIGVCPQPLPTASATFDNSSMMSSYTTDIPCSDMGFPSLPDAQHQMSLQQSTMLPMSESQIEPVSWDTSASTLSTMAEPMSDCYSFDMSSMHNNIPPVYVAGSSYESVPSSGCLTGPPTPDFLPIQRPDDDLHSQVESLPEKQNEDELVGMGLYSNPEASLGNSLLGLSGKGLKLEETFTPSSDNEAEDQDDEDDQEDEDDDDEQNQDESPVNNKGTDSNPKQPEAETFQQPIKAPGNMMQRSFFFDDDDLEQHAVVDSQPFINMASQPCMNYGYGWI is encoded by the coding sequence atGGCCGACTACTGGCAACCCCAATCGTCCTTTGCCAACCCTAGCTGGGTTCAAGGCAACCAGTCATGCTGGCGCTCTTCGACATTTCGTGACTTGATCCATGCTTTCCCTAAACCCAAGCGGACGGGTCGAGTGATGAAACCCCGCAGCGCTGGGAACAGTCCTTCGTCTGCTGGCAGACGGCGCACAGCAACCATCCCTTACAGTTCGCCCATGTACCAGGGCTACCAGGCTCCTGTCAACACTGCCTTTGTAGCCTCTGCACTTGCCCGAACTGGCCAGAACCGTCCGACAAGTTGGCATCCGGCTTTGGAGCCTGTTAGCTATCCTACTACTCAGTATGTGCCAGCAACTACGGCCTTGGACAACTTTGCCGCCATTGGCGTGTGCCCTCAGCCACTGCCTACTGCCTCTGCAACCTTCGACAACTCTTCCATGATGTCATCCTACACAACAGATATTCCATGCTCGGATATGGGATTCCCTTCCCTGCCTGATGCACAGCATCAGATGTCGCTCCAACAATCTACCATGCTGCCGATGAGCGAGTCTCAAATTGAGCCCGTCTCCTGGGACACCAGCGCTTCAACCTTGTCGACAATGGCAGAACCCATGTCTGACTGCTACTCTTTCGACATGTCATCCAtgcacaacaacatccctccAGTCTACGTCGCAGGTTCGAGTTATGAGAGTGTACCGTCGTCGGGTTGCTTGACTGGCCCTCCTACGCCTGACTTTCTACCTATTCAGCGACCTGATGACGACCTGCATTCGCAGGTAGAGTCCTTGCCCGAGAAGCAGAACGAGGATGAACTCGTCGGAATGGGTCTGTACAGCAACCCGGAAGCTTCGCTGGGAAACTCGCTCTTAGGGCTTTCCGGCAAGGGGctgaagttggaggagacTTTCACCCCGTCTTCCGACAATGAAGCCGAAGACCaggacgatgaagatgaccaggaggatgaggacgatgatgacgaacAAAATCAGGATGAGAGCCCCGTCAACAACAAGGGCACTGATTCGAACCCTAAGCAGCCTGAAGCTGAGACTTTTCAACAACCGATCAAAGCACCTGGCAACATGATGCAAAgatcctttttctttgatgacgacgacctCGAGCAGCATGCCGTGGTCGATTCCCAGCCATTTATTAACATGGCTAGCCAACCCTGTATGAATTATGGTTATGGATGGATTTGA